Genomic window (Fibrobacter sp. UBA4297):
GAAGGTTGCTATCATGGCCATAGCGATAGCTTGCTTATCAAGGCGGGCTCGGGCATGCTCACGACGGGCAAGCCGAGCAGCAAGGGTGTGCCTGCGGACTTGGCAAAGTACACGCTCACGCTCCAGTACAACGATGTGGCGGGCGTTAAGGAACTTTTCGACAAGATTGGTGACGAAATCGCAGGTGTGATAGTAGAACCGGTGGCTGGCAACATGGGCGTTGTCCCTGCGAAGCCGGAGTTCTTGCAGACGCTTTCTGAAGAAACTAAAAAGCATGGCGCTTTGCTCATTGTCGATGAAGTCATGACCGGTTTCCGTGTTGGCATTCATTGCGCACAAGGTCTCTATGGCATTAAGCCGGATCTCACGACTTTCGGAAAAATTATCGGCGGTGGCATGCCGGTGGGCGCTTATGGCGGCCGCTTGGACGTGATGCAACAGATTGCTCCGCTCGGAGGGATTTACCAGGCAGGCACGCTCTCGGGCAATCCTGTGGCGATGGCGGCAGGGCTTGCCACGATGCGTGAACTGCATACTCATCCGGAATACTATGTACACGCCGAAGCCATGACGAAACGCTTGATTACTGGGCTCAAGTCCGCTGCAACCGAAGCTGGCATTCCGCTTGCGACAAACCAAGTCGGTTCCATGGGCTGCATCTTCTTTACCGAAGGGCCGGTAACGTGTTTTGCCGACGTGCAAAAATCCGATTTGGAACTTTTCCGCAGGTACTTCCTCGGCATGCTCGACGAAGGATTCTACTTTGCGCCGAGCCAGTTCGAAGCAATTTTCGTGAGCGCAGCGCATACCGAAGATGAAATCAATCGCACGGTGGAGGCTGCAAAGCGCGTGTTCAAAAAATTGTAGCGGCGGCGCATCTCGTTAAGCGTTACCCTAGCGGTCCGCGCATCTCGTAAAACTTACGCATCTCGCAAAAAACGCACCCCGAAGGGTGCGTTTTTCATTATTTCTCGTCTGACGTTTCGCTTGCTGCGTTTTCCGCATTCGCTTCGTCCGGTGCCGTCACATTCTCGGCCGTATCCTTATCGCGGATGGTTGCGCGGCGAATCTTTCCGCTAATCGTCTTTGGCAGTTCCGTCACAAAGTCAATGATGCGCGGGCTCTTGTAGCTAGCTGCAATGTTCTTTGCAAAAAGCTGGATTTCCTTTGCAAGTTCCTTGGACGCTTCGTAACCCTTTTGCAAAACGACCGTTGCCTTGACCGCCTGGCCGCGAGACTTGTCTTCGACGCCCGTGACAGCGACTTCCAAGACGGCGGGGTGCTTGTGCAGCACTTCTTCCACTTCGAAGGGGCTGATGCGGTAGCCAGAACTCTTGATCAAGTCATCCGTGCGGCCCACAAACCAGAAGAATCCGTCCTTGTCGCAGTAGGCGGTATCGCCAGTGTGGTATACGCCGCCTTCAAAGACTTTCTCGGTGCGTTCCGCATCGCGATAGTAACCGCAGAACATGCCAAAAGGCTTGCCCTGGTCAATCTTGATGATAAGCTCACCGACTTCTTCGGCGGCACAGGGTTTACCTTCGGCATTGATGATTTCCATCTGGTAGCCTGGAGAGGGTTTGCCGATAGAACCCGGGTGCGGTTCGCTAAAGCCAAAGTTACCCGTGGTAAGCGTAAGCTCGGTCTGTCCGTAACCTTCTTGCATGCGGATGCCCGTCTGCTCATAGAACCTGTTGTAAATATCCAAGTTCAACGCTTCGCCTGCGGTGGTGCAGTATTGCAAACTCGAAAGATCGTACTTGCTGAGGCCATGCTGCAAAATGTAGCGGTACACTGTCGGCGGTGCGCAGAATGTCGTCACCTTGTATTCCGCCATCTTCTCGAGGAGCTTGCCCGGGATGAACGTGGTCATGTCGTAAGTGAATACGGCGCTTCCAGCAATCCACTGCCCGTAAATTTTGCCCCAGAGAGCCTTGGCCCAGCCTGTTTCGGCAACGGTCAAATGGCGACCTCCGTCCACAACGTGTTGCCAGTACTTGGCTGTTACAATGTGTCCGAGCGGGTACGTATAAGTGTGTGCCACCATCTTCGGGTTTGAACTCGTGCCACTTGTAAAGTACACAATCATGATGTCGTCATTATGCGTTGCGGCATCGCCAACGGGGCGTTCAAACGTCGATGGGAAAAGTTCATAGTCGTCGTAGAAGCTAATCCAGTTTTGGCGAGCTGTCTGGCCGACTGTCACGAGCTTTTCGACCGATTCGCACTTGGATTTTGCCTTGTCCACTTCCTTTTGCAAGGCGGGGTCGTCGTATGTTACGACCATCTTGATTTCGGCGGCGTTGAATCGGTATTCCAAATCCTCGGCGGCGAGCATGTTCGTTGCCGGGATCGCAATCGCGCCAATGCGGTGGAGCGCCAACAAGAAAAACCAGAATTCGTAGCGACGGCGCAAGATGAGCATCACGCGGTCGCCCTTCTGGATACCTTGTTCTACAAGGAAATTCGCCGTGCGCTGGGAGGCAAGCGACAAGTCCTTGAACGTGTAAATGTGGCTTTCATCGTTATCGTCACACCACACGAGGGCTTCACGCTTCGGCTCCGTCTTGGCATATTCGTCAACAACGTCATAAGCGAAGTTAAAATCGTTCGGAATCGTTATCTTGAAATTTTTATACAAATCTTCATAAGACTTGTAATCAATTTTAGATAGAAACTTATTTAAAATCATTTGTGCGAAGTCCTGAAATTACAAGTCCTTGTACATGATTTTTTCGCGCAAGGTCGAAATGTAGCGCACCATGTTCAAAATGCGTTTCTCGCCAATCGTTCTGAAGTCTTTATCGTGGAACACCAGACGGTGGACTCCACCCGGC
Coding sequences:
- the hemL gene encoding glutamate-1-semialdehyde 2,1-aminomutase, whose translation is MNHSLSEKLFAEAKTLMPGGVNSPVRAFSNVGATPPFIKRAKGSHIYDVDGNDYIDYVGSWGPMLLGHAHDAVIKAVADTAQNGLSFGAPCGLESELAKLVMSLVPSVEMIRMVNSGTEATMSAIRAARGFTGRDKIVKFEGCYHGHSDSLLIKAGSGMLTTGKPSSKGVPADLAKYTLTLQYNDVAGVKELFDKIGDEIAGVIVEPVAGNMGVVPAKPEFLQTLSEETKKHGALLIVDEVMTGFRVGIHCAQGLYGIKPDLTTFGKIIGGGMPVGAYGGRLDVMQQIAPLGGIYQAGTLSGNPVAMAAGLATMRELHTHPEYYVHAEAMTKRLITGLKSAATEAGIPLATNQVGSMGCIFFTEGPVTCFADVQKSDLELFRRYFLGMLDEGFYFAPSQFEAIFVSAAHTEDEINRTVEAAKRVFKKL
- a CDS encoding AMP-binding protein; protein product: MILNKFLSKIDYKSYEDLYKNFKITIPNDFNFAYDVVDEYAKTEPKREALVWCDDNDESHIYTFKDLSLASQRTANFLVEQGIQKGDRVMLILRRRYEFWFFLLALHRIGAIAIPATNMLAAEDLEYRFNAAEIKMVVTYDDPALQKEVDKAKSKCESVEKLVTVGQTARQNWISFYDDYELFPSTFERPVGDAATHNDDIMIVYFTSGTSSNPKMVAHTYTYPLGHIVTAKYWQHVVDGGRHLTVAETGWAKALWGKIYGQWIAGSAVFTYDMTTFIPGKLLEKMAEYKVTTFCAPPTVYRYILQHGLSKYDLSSLQYCTTAGEALNLDIYNRFYEQTGIRMQEGYGQTELTLTTGNFGFSEPHPGSIGKPSPGYQMEIINAEGKPCAAEEVGELIIKIDQGKPFGMFCGYYRDAERTEKVFEGGVYHTGDTAYCDKDGFFWFVGRTDDLIKSSGYRISPFEVEEVLHKHPAVLEVAVTGVEDKSRGQAVKATVVLQKGYEASKELAKEIQLFAKNIAASYKSPRIIDFVTELPKTISGKIRRATIRDKDTAENVTAPDEANAENAASETSDEK